In the Candidatus Electrothrix sp. GW3-4 genome, one interval contains:
- a CDS encoding alpha-amylase family glycosyl hydrolase — protein MTIQLSDVGASVSGSHVQFGIYLPGVTPGRGYSVEAFAIHLDDQFDPAVPAQSFTMNYTGGPHDLWSANGPLTGPGNFGAAGLHLYRYRLLRNGNPVVFAFADPFAREAGPGTFSAFTVGGTPFAWTDGSYQTPALQDLVVYELNVDEFAKDFYGVIKRLDYLSSLGVNVLELMPFTNVKEDTEWGYTPLAYLAADDRYGGLQGLKMLVNACHARDIAVILDAVYAHAHPEFAYNLAYEATGLPNPMMGPFVGEFFPGRPGTDYSKEFTQDYFKIVNQYWLDELHLDGFRYDYVPGMWKSPTGPGYAKLTFETYQYSKGIPRFQDPAGHSRIIQCAEHLPDPRGVMSSTYSNTAWSNELMDKMADTAIWRYVDEQLAYLFDPQLTGYPTHYSNPATGDSFPVAPFQYVETHDNPRQLARIAPSELRDLIGERYGDRSRFYLLQPYAIGQFMGKGVPMLWQGQELGENWGMAHWGLGRNLYPRDVHWEYFYDQYGQALIRLYRRLGQLRKSLRAVNASGPFFYVNDASHRSQQVIVFWRSVLATATEPEQYVLVYLNFSEQPQEIWMQIPKAGIWVEQLDHGEPTPQPDLVANHAGEWCPVTVPSHYGSVFLL, from the coding sequence ATGACCATTCAGCTTAGTGACGTCGGGGCTTCCGTCAGTGGTTCCCACGTTCAGTTCGGGATCTACTTACCGGGAGTTACACCGGGAAGAGGTTACTCGGTGGAGGCTTTTGCAATTCATCTAGACGATCAGTTTGATCCCGCAGTTCCCGCGCAATCCTTCACCATGAATTATACGGGAGGGCCACACGATCTTTGGAGTGCAAACGGTCCTTTGACCGGTCCAGGAAATTTTGGAGCTGCGGGCCTGCACTTATATCGCTATCGCTTGCTGAGGAACGGGAATCCGGTCGTGTTTGCCTTTGCAGATCCATTTGCCCGGGAGGCGGGGCCGGGAACTTTCTCTGCATTCACGGTTGGGGGGACGCCCTTTGCCTGGACCGATGGGAGCTACCAAACGCCCGCGTTACAGGATCTTGTTGTCTATGAGCTTAACGTGGATGAGTTTGCCAAGGATTTCTACGGTGTCATTAAACGCTTAGACTACCTCAGTAGTCTCGGGGTGAATGTCCTTGAATTGATGCCATTCACCAATGTGAAAGAAGATACGGAGTGGGGATACACCCCATTGGCTTACTTGGCAGCAGACGACCGGTACGGGGGGCTGCAAGGGCTTAAGATGCTTGTCAATGCATGCCATGCTCGCGATATCGCCGTTATTCTCGACGCGGTTTACGCTCACGCTCATCCAGAGTTTGCCTATAATCTGGCCTACGAGGCCACCGGGCTTCCCAACCCGATGATGGGACCGTTTGTCGGCGAGTTTTTCCCAGGCCGACCTGGTACTGACTACAGCAAAGAATTCACGCAGGATTACTTCAAGATCGTGAATCAATACTGGCTCGATGAACTGCATCTTGACGGGTTTCGATACGACTACGTTCCCGGTATGTGGAAGAGCCCAACTGGTCCAGGATACGCCAAACTGACTTTTGAGACGTACCAGTACTCAAAAGGCATTCCACGCTTTCAGGATCCGGCTGGGCATAGTCGTATCATTCAGTGCGCGGAACACCTTCCAGATCCCCGTGGTGTCATGAGCAGCACCTATTCCAACACGGCTTGGTCGAACGAACTGATGGACAAGATGGCCGATACAGCCATTTGGCGTTATGTAGACGAGCAGTTGGCCTACCTGTTTGATCCTCAGCTCACAGGTTATCCAACGCACTATTCAAATCCCGCCACGGGGGACAGCTTTCCCGTGGCTCCATTTCAATACGTGGAGACACACGACAACCCTCGCCAGCTCGCACGCATAGCTCCGAGTGAGCTCCGGGATTTGATAGGCGAAAGATACGGTGATCGGAGCCGTTTTTATCTCTTACAGCCTTATGCCATCGGCCAGTTTATGGGAAAGGGGGTTCCTATGTTGTGGCAAGGACAAGAACTCGGCGAAAATTGGGGTATGGCTCATTGGGGGCTGGGGAGAAACCTCTATCCGCGAGATGTTCATTGGGAGTACTTCTATGATCAGTATGGTCAGGCGCTAATTCGGCTCTATAGGCGGCTTGGACAACTGCGGAAATCCCTCCGTGCCGTCAATGCCAGCGGGCCATTTTTTTATGTGAATGATGCTTCCCATCGAAGCCAACAAGTGATCGTGTTCTGGCGGTCTGTTTTGGCCACAGCCACAGAACCCGAGCAGTACGTTCTCGTGTATCTGAATTTCTCTGAACAACCCCAAGAGATCTGGATGCAAATTCCGAAGGCAGGTATTTGGGTTGAGCAACTCGATCACGGTGAGCCCACTCCGCAACCCGATCTCGTCGCGAACCACGCTGGGGAATGGTGCCCGGTAACTGTTCCGAGTCACTATGGCTCTGTATTTCTGCTGTAG
- a CDS encoding outer membrane beta-barrel protein has translation MKKILSAAAISALMFTAAPGMAGNMKIMPPSLGADCPADCQDQIDQLNSSQARQDEQLEALEDSQARQDQAIEANAADIQTNLQEIENLKNREEYHPWYIKATAQLTWMGSMDLDKASYGYKADTDTGYGFGVSAGRQIGNLRIEGEMAGRTADIKGEGLSDVTIITAMLNGFYGVPVYGPFSVYGTAGAGTAKVEMAFANGDDSEVTFAYKAGAGVAMDVAPNMAVDLGYEYLRTGDVEFGRDHDLLRVDDLKSSAINASLRYSF, from the coding sequence ATGAAGAAAATATTAAGCGCAGCGGCCATATCAGCCCTGATGTTTACAGCAGCCCCTGGAATGGCCGGGAACATGAAAATTATGCCCCCCTCTCTGGGCGCGGATTGTCCTGCTGATTGCCAGGACCAGATTGACCAGCTCAACTCCAGTCAGGCCCGTCAGGATGAACAACTTGAGGCCCTGGAAGACAGCCAGGCCCGCCAGGACCAAGCCATTGAAGCCAATGCCGCAGATATCCAAACTAATCTGCAAGAGATTGAAAATCTGAAAAACCGCGAGGAATATCACCCCTGGTATATCAAAGCGACAGCCCAGCTGACCTGGATGGGATCAATGGATCTTGATAAGGCGTCGTACGGCTACAAAGCGGACACTGACACCGGATACGGCTTTGGGGTCTCAGCTGGACGCCAAATCGGCAATCTTCGCATTGAAGGTGAAATGGCAGGGCGGACAGCTGACATCAAAGGCGAAGGGCTTTCCGATGTGACCATCATCACGGCCATGCTGAATGGTTTTTATGGCGTTCCTGTCTATGGCCCCTTTTCTGTATACGGAACCGCAGGTGCTGGTACGGCTAAGGTAGAGATGGCCTTTGCCAATGGTGACGATAGTGAAGTAACCTTTGCCTACAAGGCTGGCGCTGGTGTGGCTATGGATGTTGCTCCGAACATGGCTGTGGATCTGGGCTATGAGTACCTGCGTACCGGTGATGTGGAATTCGGGCGGGACCATGATCTCCTGCGAGTCGATGATCTGAAAAGCAGTGCAATCAATGCCTCTCTACGCTACTCCTTCTAA
- a CDS encoding tRNA1(Val) (adenine(37)-N6)-methyltransferase: MPPLTDDTLFNGRLICRQHRDGYRFSLDAVLLAHFCQPASRDRVLDLGTGCGVIGLVLSYRHPDIQITGLELQPALAELAQNNIRANNLQNRFTLQQGDLRKIKQHLPAESYEQVLTNPPYHKVGGGRLSKADECALARHELSADPDSVIAAAAYAVKNRGTVACIYPAERLATVIAAMTKKRLIPKRIQPVYSYPESKQARLVMIEAMKNGGEGLRLLPPLYIYQYPDGPYSAEVEKIYKG, translated from the coding sequence ATGCCCCCCCTGACTGACGACACCCTGTTCAACGGCCGTCTTATCTGCCGCCAACACCGGGACGGCTACCGTTTTTCCCTGGATGCAGTACTCCTGGCCCATTTCTGCCAGCCTGCATCCAGAGACAGGGTGCTGGATCTGGGGACTGGGTGTGGAGTCATTGGTCTTGTCCTCAGTTATCGCCATCCTGATATCCAGATCACCGGTCTGGAACTGCAACCGGCCTTGGCTGAGCTTGCCCAAAACAATATCCGTGCGAACAACCTTCAGAATCGCTTTACTCTTCAGCAAGGGGATCTCCGCAAAATCAAACAACATCTGCCGGCAGAGTCCTATGAACAGGTGCTCACTAATCCTCCCTATCATAAGGTAGGGGGCGGACGCCTGAGCAAAGCGGATGAATGCGCCCTTGCCCGCCACGAACTCAGCGCTGATCCTGACTCGGTGATCGCGGCCGCAGCCTATGCTGTGAAAAATCGGGGCACAGTGGCCTGCATCTACCCGGCAGAGCGTCTTGCCACGGTGATCGCTGCCATGACGAAAAAGCGCCTGATTCCCAAACGGATCCAGCCGGTGTACAGCTACCCGGAAAGTAAGCAAGCCCGTTTGGTCATGATTGAGGCCATGAAAAACGGAGGTGAAGGGCTGCGTCTGCTGCCGCCCCTGTATATCTATCAGTACCCTGATGGGCCGTATTCTGCCGAGGTTGAGAAGATATATAAGGGGTAA
- a CDS encoding DUF1015 domain-containing protein — protein sequence MKPIARLIFIFYCPEPLSRDGSYFKELEKKTMAVVAPFRGVRYNPEKIERLEDVVTPPYDVISTDDEKKLLQKTPYSMINLDLRNISQGTTEDDGRYKQAQERFQTWQDENVLVQDEQPAIYLYYIDYNHPNGKRLTRKGIVSLVGLAEFAEGIVKPHEKTFSGVISDRLQLMETCKAQFSQIFSIYSDREQEVITNLEKARHAEPLLQVDDQNANTHTLWRVTDKETLKQVHHFFSDKSVYIADGHHRYTTALDCRRRALAQNPNLPADHPCNYIMMYLCACEDAGLSVLPTHRLVRWPGAMTADQLQERMQQGMIVTEVKQGGRETLIAEVMNRMNEADTSHGTPAFGVYHPGEDRAFLLQMQDETISRSPCLADKPEVLQELDVVVLSDLLIQDYLGLNHDQCVNEGLVSYLSDPDVALDEAVKASVLQDTHTPLLFLLNPTKVEQVLKVADSDNIMPHKSTYFYPKIMTGLLVNKLDDEQHIQPPS from the coding sequence GTGAAGCCAATCGCCCGATTAATTTTCATCTTTTATTGTCCTGAACCGCTGAGTCGGGATGGAAGTTATTTCAAAGAACTGGAGAAAAAGACCATGGCTGTTGTTGCCCCATTTCGTGGCGTGCGTTACAACCCGGAAAAAATAGAGCGACTGGAAGACGTCGTTACCCCGCCGTATGACGTCATTTCCACAGACGACGAGAAAAAACTGCTGCAAAAAACCCCCTACTCCATGATCAATCTGGATCTGCGCAATATCTCACAGGGGACAACTGAGGATGACGGACGCTACAAACAGGCTCAGGAGCGATTTCAGACCTGGCAGGATGAAAATGTCCTTGTTCAGGATGAGCAACCAGCCATCTACCTCTACTACATCGACTATAACCATCCCAATGGCAAGCGCCTGACCCGCAAGGGTATTGTCAGCCTGGTGGGGCTGGCAGAATTTGCCGAGGGTATTGTCAAGCCCCATGAAAAGACCTTCTCTGGAGTAATCAGTGACCGTCTCCAGCTCATGGAGACCTGCAAGGCCCAGTTCAGTCAGATCTTCTCCATCTATTCAGATCGCGAGCAAGAGGTCATCACAAACCTGGAAAAAGCCCGTCATGCTGAACCGCTCCTGCAAGTTGATGACCAAAATGCCAATACCCATACCCTCTGGCGGGTGACGGATAAAGAAACGCTGAAACAGGTGCATCATTTCTTTAGCGATAAATCTGTGTACATTGCAGACGGACACCACCGCTACACCACTGCCCTGGACTGCCGCAGACGGGCCCTGGCCCAAAATCCCAACCTGCCAGCAGATCATCCCTGTAATTATATCATGATGTACCTCTGCGCCTGTGAGGATGCAGGTCTATCCGTCCTCCCCACCCATAGGCTGGTTCGCTGGCCAGGCGCCATGACCGCTGATCAGTTGCAGGAACGGATGCAGCAGGGCATGATCGTCACCGAGGTTAAGCAAGGTGGTCGGGAAACTCTCATTGCTGAAGTGATGAACAGAATGAATGAGGCAGACACCAGCCACGGCACGCCAGCCTTTGGTGTGTATCATCCAGGTGAAGACCGGGCCTTCCTTCTCCAGATGCAGGACGAAACCATCTCCCGCTCTCCTTGTCTTGCTGATAAACCTGAGGTGCTACAGGAGCTGGATGTGGTTGTCCTTTCAGACCTGCTCATCCAGGATTATCTTGGCCTCAACCATGATCAATGCGTGAACGAAGGACTGGTCAGTTATCTCAGTGACCCAGACGTGGCCCTGGACGAGGCGGTGAAGGCAAGCGTATTGCAGGACACCCACACCCCCCTGCTCTTCCTCCTCAATCCCACCAAGGTAGAGCAGGTACTCAAGGTGGCGGACAGCGATAATATCATGCCCCATAAGTCAACCTACTTCTATCCCAAAATCATGACCGGGCTGCTCGTCAACAAACTGGACGATGAACAACATATCCAGCCGCCTTCTTGA
- a CDS encoding putative urea ABC transporter substrate-binding protein, protein MKHQSPVLRLAVAVLLSAVLCCVSSLQAAEKKEKFDVAWSHYVGWEPWGYAQQSGILKKWADKYNIEIKLTLVNDYIESINLYTSGKFDACTMANMDALTIPAVGGVDSTALIVGDFSNGNDGIIMKKGAKVTDLKGRKITLVELSVSHYLLARALDMNGMSEQDVNLINTSDADIAALFTADPKGAAVTWNPPLMQALRAPEAVRVFDSSSIPGEIIDLMVVRTDAPEALKKALVGAWYEVMAIMATDGPKKEEAIAAMAQISGGTVDEFKQQLATTAMFYKAEDAAAFAASAKPKETMEQVRQFSYDKGLYGESAPSPDIVGISFDDGSVLGDKNNIKLRFTAKYMQ, encoded by the coding sequence ATGAAACATCAGTCACCTGTCCTGCGACTTGCTGTCGCTGTCCTCCTTTCAGCTGTGCTTTGCTGCGTTTCTTCGCTTCAGGCAGCGGAGAAAAAAGAGAAATTCGATGTTGCCTGGTCCCATTATGTGGGCTGGGAGCCTTGGGGATATGCCCAACAGAGTGGTATCCTCAAAAAATGGGCAGATAAGTACAATATTGAGATCAAGTTAACCTTGGTTAACGATTATATCGAGTCCATTAATCTCTATACCTCTGGTAAATTTGACGCCTGTACTATGGCCAATATGGATGCCCTGACCATCCCTGCTGTGGGTGGTGTTGACTCGACGGCCCTGATCGTCGGGGATTTTTCCAACGGCAACGACGGTATTATTATGAAAAAGGGCGCAAAGGTAACAGACCTGAAAGGGCGGAAAATTACCCTGGTGGAGCTCTCTGTTTCCCATTACCTGTTGGCCAGGGCCCTGGATATGAACGGCATGAGCGAACAGGATGTCAACCTGATCAACACTAGCGATGCAGATATTGCCGCGCTTTTTACTGCTGATCCCAAAGGAGCTGCTGTTACCTGGAATCCGCCTCTTATGCAGGCCTTGCGGGCACCTGAGGCAGTGCGGGTCTTTGACTCCTCAAGTATTCCCGGTGAGATCATTGATCTGATGGTGGTACGGACCGATGCCCCGGAAGCTTTGAAGAAGGCTCTGGTTGGTGCATGGTATGAGGTGATGGCAATCATGGCGACCGATGGCCCGAAAAAGGAAGAAGCCATAGCCGCTATGGCCCAGATTTCTGGTGGAACTGTGGATGAATTCAAGCAGCAGCTTGCTACCACAGCCATGTTCTACAAGGCCGAAGATGCTGCTGCCTTTGCTGCGTCGGCAAAACCAAAAGAGACGATGGAACAGGTTCGCCAGTTCTCTTATGATAAAGGGTTATACGGTGAGTCTGCCCCGTCGCCGGATATCGTGGGGATCTCCTTTGATGACGGTTCTGTGTTGGGTGATAAAAACAATATCAAGCTCCGTTTTACAGCAAAGTATATGCAGTAG
- a CDS encoding ABC transporter permease subunit gives MHIKNDATRESAVELSTEEPTRKPSRFLGIHARPGKAFSILLAVLPFALLLIVYLTASEIRHRENESDKLLPRISHMTAAVKHMAFEKNRRTGKYLMLDDTLASMRRLLIGTGLAALIALLIGLNIGLFPGINAALNPFITFISMIPPLSILPILFISFGVDEAAKVVLIFIGIFPLITRDIRLAVHKLPQEQLTKAITLGASQFQLAYRIILPQIMPRLLEAVRLSLGSAWLFLIAAEAIAASSGLGYRIFLVRRYLAMDVILPYVLWITFLGFVMDWLLRHIMLWFYPWYSAVGGNK, from the coding sequence ATGCATATCAAAAATGATGCAACAAGAGAGAGTGCTGTGGAATTATCAACGGAAGAACCGACACGAAAACCATCCCGTTTTCTGGGGATTCACGCCCGGCCCGGCAAGGCCTTCAGCATCCTGCTGGCGGTATTGCCCTTTGCTCTCCTGCTGATTGTTTACCTGACGGCTTCGGAAATCCGGCATAGGGAAAATGAGTCAGACAAACTCTTGCCCAGGATTTCTCATATGACTGCTGCGGTGAAGCATATGGCCTTTGAGAAGAATCGGCGGACAGGTAAGTACCTGATGCTGGACGATACCCTTGCCAGCATGCGACGTCTGCTGATTGGGACCGGGCTTGCTGCCTTAATAGCACTTCTGATTGGGCTTAATATTGGCCTGTTCCCAGGTATCAATGCGGCCCTGAACCCGTTCATCACCTTTATCTCTATGATTCCGCCGTTGTCTATTCTGCCTATCCTCTTTATCAGCTTTGGTGTGGATGAAGCGGCAAAGGTCGTTTTGATCTTTATCGGCATCTTTCCTTTGATCACCAGGGATATCCGACTGGCGGTCCATAAACTCCCCCAGGAACAGTTGACCAAGGCCATCACTCTGGGTGCCTCACAGTTTCAGCTGGCCTATCGCATTATTCTGCCCCAGATTATGCCCAGACTGCTTGAGGCTGTTCGGCTTTCTCTGGGCTCGGCTTGGCTCTTTCTCATAGCTGCCGAGGCCATTGCGGCCAGTAGTGGCTTAGGGTATCGGATTTTCCTGGTGCGCCGATATCTGGCCATGGATGTTATCTTACCCTATGTCCTCTGGATAACCTTTCTGGGCTTTGTTATGGATTGGCTGCTTCGCCATATCATGCTCTGGTTTTACCCCTGGTACAGTGCTGTTGGAGGCAATAAATGA
- a CDS encoding ABC transporter ATP-binding protein, whose protein sequence is MSSDPGFLQIIDVYKAYNGKVILDNIDLQVSRGEFCTVIGPSGCGKSTLLRLIIGAEVPTTGKVLLEQKNVGHPDIHRGIVFQKYSLFPHLTVLDNISLGLRLGGRPGSKEMSRKEIHEEAMAMLEKIRLAEHGKKYPHELSGGMQQRVAIGQSLIMKPKILAMDEPFGALDPDTREDMQLFLVELWEKEHMTIFFVTHDLEEAAFLGTRLVVLSQYYTDDRGNGRQVNRGAKITADYQPPPTVSNTAIKQSREFTELIACIRREGFDPDFLQHASEFKLMHPDSFQTLTREESGQD, encoded by the coding sequence ATGAGTTCTGATCCCGGTTTTCTCCAGATTATTGATGTGTACAAGGCCTATAACGGCAAGGTGATCCTGGATAATATTGATCTCCAGGTCAGCAGAGGGGAGTTCTGCACAGTGATTGGCCCCAGTGGTTGCGGTAAATCAACCCTGCTACGGCTGATAATCGGGGCTGAGGTTCCCACTACCGGAAAGGTTTTGCTTGAGCAGAAAAACGTGGGCCATCCTGACATCCATCGGGGGATTGTCTTTCAGAAGTATTCTCTTTTTCCACATCTGACTGTGCTGGATAATATCAGCTTGGGCCTGCGGCTCGGTGGTCGTCCAGGATCAAAGGAGATGTCGCGTAAAGAAATACATGAGGAAGCAATGGCCATGCTGGAGAAGATTCGGCTTGCCGAGCATGGCAAGAAATATCCTCATGAGCTGTCAGGCGGTATGCAGCAGCGGGTGGCTATTGGTCAGTCCCTGATCATGAAACCGAAAATTCTGGCCATGGACGAACCCTTTGGTGCCCTTGATCCTGATACCAGAGAAGATATGCAGCTCTTTTTGGTGGAACTGTGGGAGAAAGAGCACATGACGATCTTTTTTGTTACCCATGATCTGGAAGAGGCCGCCTTTCTCGGTACCAGGCTTGTGGTGCTGTCTCAGTATTATACCGATGATAGGGGAAACGGCAGGCAGGTCAATCGGGGTGCCAAGATTACCGCTGATTACCAGCCGCCTCCCACTGTGAGTAACACCGCAATCAAGCAGAGCAGAGAATTTACCGAGCTGATTGCCTGTATACGCAGAGAGGGGTTTGATCCTGATTTTCTCCAGCATGCCAGTGAATTCAAGCTGATGCATCCTGATTCCTTCCAGACACTGACCAGAGAGGAGAGCGGGCAGGATTGA
- a CDS encoding Fic/DOC family protein has translation MKSIDKKSLNNAYRLFETGDIDHIEIGTTKGLQQIHQYLFQGLYDFAGQIRTNNIAKGNFRFANSLYLNEILVKIEQMPEETFEEIIAKYVEMNIAHPFMEGNGRTMRIWLDMILKTRLKRVVNWQFVDKILYLQAMERSPVNDLEIRTLLSANLTDEINNREIIFKGIEQSYYYEGYGE, from the coding sequence ATGAAAAGTATTGATAAAAAAAGTTTAAATAACGCTTATCGTCTCTTTGAAACTGGCGATATTGATCACATTGAAATTGGTACAACAAAAGGCCTGCAACAAATACATCAGTATCTTTTTCAGGGCCTCTATGATTTTGCCGGACAAATACGCACAAACAATATAGCAAAAGGAAACTTCAGGTTTGCCAACTCTCTGTACTTGAATGAAATTTTAGTAAAGATTGAGCAAATGCCCGAGGAGACCTTCGAAGAAATCATAGCCAAATATGTGGAAATGAATATTGCCCATCCTTTTATGGAAGGAAATGGAAGAACTATGCGTATTTGGTTGGATATGATTTTGAAAACAAGACTGAAAAGAGTGGTCAACTGGCAGTTTGTAGATAAAATACTTTATTTGCAAGCAATGGAAAGAAGTCCGGTTAATGATTTAGAAATCAGAACACTCCTGTCAGCAAACCTAACCGATGAAATTAATAACCGGGAAATTATTTTTAAAGGGATAGAGCAATCCTATTATTATGAAGGGTACGGCGAGTGA
- a CDS encoding PD-(D/E)XK nuclease family transposase: MSETRTLVSFDWAIKNILRDKANYDVLEGFLSTLLDKDIRILALLESESNQEDASDKFNRVDLSVEDETGEIYIIEVQAGWERYYLQRLLYGSSKLIVDRMQLGDSFAKVKKVISVSILYFLLGEGENDYLYKGTTDFYGMNTRERLRLKPRKRSAVVGREIDAGRNVFPEYYLIEVERFHDIINSGIDEWVYFFKNSEVRSDFRSKNIQAAAEKLDLLKMSQAERRAYEKYLVNRASEKDMIESAYDEGIEKGIEKGIEKGIEQGVERGRSDVAVNMLRMGLLTVDQIAQATGLSEEEVRKLSEDEGLSTGQKGSE; encoded by the coding sequence ATGAGCGAAACACGAACTCTGGTCAGTTTCGACTGGGCAATTAAGAACATTCTGCGCGACAAAGCCAACTACGATGTGCTGGAAGGTTTTCTGAGCACGCTGCTGGATAAAGATATCAGGATTCTCGCCCTACTGGAAAGTGAAAGCAATCAGGAGGATGCATCCGACAAGTTCAATAGGGTGGATCTCTCGGTCGAGGATGAGACCGGTGAAATTTACATCATCGAAGTGCAGGCGGGCTGGGAACGGTATTATTTACAGCGACTCCTGTACGGCAGCTCCAAACTGATCGTGGACCGTATGCAGCTGGGCGATTCGTTTGCAAAGGTAAAAAAAGTCATCTCGGTCAGTATTCTCTACTTTCTGCTCGGAGAAGGTGAAAACGATTATCTCTATAAGGGAACGACCGACTTCTACGGCATGAACACCAGGGAGAGGTTACGTCTGAAGCCGAGAAAGCGCAGTGCGGTAGTAGGACGCGAGATTGATGCGGGCAGAAATGTGTTTCCAGAATACTATCTTATAGAAGTCGAGCGTTTTCATGACATCATCAACAGCGGCATCGACGAGTGGGTATATTTCTTCAAGAATTCCGAGGTCAGATCGGATTTCCGGTCAAAGAACATTCAGGCAGCAGCCGAGAAGCTTGACCTGCTGAAAATGTCCCAAGCGGAACGTCGGGCGTACGAGAAATATCTGGTCAACAGGGCCAGCGAAAAAGATATGATCGAATCCGCATATGACGAAGGGATTGAGAAGGGTATTGAGAAAGGAATTGAAAAAGGAATCGAACAGGGAGTCGAGAGAGGGAGGTCTGACGTGGCTGTCAATATGCTGCGTATGGGGCTGCTGACGGTTGATCAGATTGCCCAGGCCACAGGGTTGTCTGAGGAAGAAGTCAGGAAGCTTTCTGAAGATGAAGGGTTGAGCACAGGACAAAAAGGGTCGGAGTAA
- a CDS encoding toxic anion resistance protein, which produces MDTRTNTALTLPTASDLKNELALTDPQALSSTAGEDQELEETAEKFVAAVLAFDPNDPAQQNARDANIAAVETLGGKTQKEAAHRSAMLKQPIRSLAAKSEDGGEVARSLVELNIQVEELDPGKFDFEAGWFARLLGWIPGIGTPLKRYFLKFEQSDTIIDAIVRALKEGQAQLTRDNITLVQDQKAMRGFTFRLEKTIKLGMQIDQRLEYALEREVEPGDARASFIQEELIFPLRQRIQDLQQQLAVNQQGVLAIELLVRNNKELIKGVDRAINVTVNMLSVAVTVALALANQKIVLEKIDAINKTTNKLIEENAARLKTQGAAIQKQAASTQLSMESLERAFADINAAMDDIATFRKNALPTMAENILGMERMTAEAEKRIQQQEQGNQAAPTIELDFTGAA; this is translated from the coding sequence ATGGATACCCGGACCAATACGGCACTCACCCTGCCCACTGCTTCAGATCTGAAAAACGAGCTTGCCCTTACGGATCCTCAGGCCCTCAGCTCCACTGCCGGAGAGGATCAGGAACTTGAGGAGACTGCAGAAAAGTTTGTTGCTGCGGTCCTGGCCTTTGATCCCAATGATCCTGCCCAGCAAAACGCCCGTGATGCCAATATTGCCGCAGTAGAAACCCTGGGTGGAAAAACCCAAAAGGAAGCAGCGCACCGCAGCGCCATGCTCAAGCAGCCCATCCGTTCCCTGGCTGCCAAAAGCGAGGACGGTGGCGAGGTTGCCCGTTCGCTTGTTGAGCTGAATATACAGGTTGAAGAGCTGGATCCGGGGAAATTCGATTTTGAGGCAGGTTGGTTCGCTCGTCTCTTAGGCTGGATTCCCGGCATCGGCACGCCGCTGAAAAGGTATTTTCTCAAGTTTGAACAGTCGGACACGATAATTGACGCCATTGTTCGTGCATTGAAGGAAGGCCAAGCCCAGCTCACCCGGGACAATATAACCCTGGTGCAAGATCAAAAGGCCATGCGTGGGTTTACCTTTCGCCTGGAAAAGACCATTAAGCTGGGTATGCAGATTGACCAGCGGCTGGAGTATGCCCTGGAGCGCGAAGTCGAGCCAGGTGATGCCAGGGCATCCTTTATCCAGGAGGAGCTGATCTTTCCTCTGCGCCAGAGAATTCAGGACCTGCAACAGCAGCTGGCCGTCAATCAGCAGGGAGTGCTTGCCATTGAGCTGCTCGTGCGTAATAACAAGGAGCTGATCAAGGGCGTTGACCGGGCGATCAACGTGACCGTCAATATGCTCAGTGTGGCTGTCACGGTTGCTCTGGCTCTGGCAAACCAGAAGATTGTTTTGGAGAAGATTGATGCCATCAATAAAACCACCAATAAGCTGATTGAGGAAAACGCTGCCCGCCTGAAAACCCAGGGTGCCGCTATTCAGAAGCAGGCTGCCAGCACCCAGCTCAGTATGGAGTCTCTGGAAAGGGCCTTTGCCGATATCAATGCGGCGATGGATGATATTGCCACCTTCCGTAAAAATGCCTTGCCCACAATGGCGGAAAACATTTTAGGGATGGAAAGAATGACCGCCGAGGCGGAAAAGCGAATTCAACAGCAGGAACAGGGAAATCAGGCTGCGCCTACTATTGAGCTTGATTTTACTGGGGCTGCTTGA